A stretch of Castanea sativa cultivar Marrone di Chiusa Pesio chromosome 2, ASM4071231v1 DNA encodes these proteins:
- the LOC142623191 gene encoding F-box protein At4g09920-like, whose translation MANSSKSKRQKLNCREETVGADRISDLPDCLLIHILSLLRTKQAIQTSRLSSRWKLLWTYVPKLNLDIDSFPKFECDKVASIINFECYVFKVLAKHKAKYLRNFRLKYNLNHQKCLDRWISTLTTSALNLQELDLQIINCPTPTDCCWKLPHSIFYCNKLVVLKIEGHIVLDPSSSSSFQLNTLKILRLESITFANSDSFVTLLSFCPVLEDLTLIIDDKKEFKFKICVPTLKRLSVSYLNKKLEIDTPSLEYFDFECQRSYGLICPTRFQNLACLVFKYNGHNLSVLEALLLRAPNLRVVLVDKIAEGRTQKLYWTEPPNDPNSLLSHLTTFYFRGYKGLKHEVDFVKFILKEARVLKAMRIEVHRHSKLKKSVFEELSIFPRRSSTCLLLVK comes from the exons ATGGCCAACTCCTCTAAATCGAAACGCCAGAAACTCAATTGCAGAGAAGAAACAGTGGGTGCGGATAGGATCAGTGATCTTCCGGATTGTCTTCTCATTCACATCCTTTCACTCCTCAGAACCAAACAGGCCATCCAAACTAGCAGGTTGTCAAGTAGGTGGAAACTCCTCTGGACTTACGTCCCAAAACTCAACCTCGACATTGACAGTTTTCCAAAGTTTGAGTGTGATAAAGTTGCTTCGATTATCAACTTTGAATGCTATGTGTTCAAGGTTTTGGCTAAACACAAAGCAAAGTACCTCCGAAATTTTCGCTTGAAATACAACTTAAATCATCAGAAATGTCTTGACAGATGGATTTCCACCCTTACTACTTCTGCTCTTAACCTCCAGGAACTTGATCTCCAGATTATCAATTGTCCTACTCCTACTGACTGCTGTTGGAAGTTGCCACATAGCATATTCTATTGCAACAAATTAGTGGTTCTGAAAATAGAAGGGCACATTGTTCTCGATCCTTCGTCTTCATCATCCTTTCAACTCAACACACTAAAGATATTGCGTCTTGAGAGTATTACTTTCGCAAATAGCGACTCTTTCGTGACACTCCTCTCTTTCTGCCCGGTCCTTGAAGATTTGACCTTGATAATAGATGATAAAAAggaattcaaatttaaaatttgtgtaCCTACTTTGAAAAGATTAAGTGTCTCCTATTTAAATAAGAAACTCGAAATAGACACTCCATCTCTTGAGTACTTTGATTTTGAG TGTCAACGCAGCTATGGTTTGATTTGTCCTACCAGATTCCAGAATTTGGCCTGCCTGGTTTTCAAATATAATGGGCATAACTTGAGTGTGCTAGAGGCATTGCTCCTACGGGCTCCTAATCTACGAGTTGTTTTAGTTGATAAG ATTGCTGAAGGTCGTACACAGAAATTATACTGGACCGAGCCACCAAATGATCCTAATTCTTTGTTATCACACCTTACAACATTTTACTTCAGAGGATATAAAGGATTAAAACATGAAGTggattttgtaaaatttattctaAAGGAGGCGAGAGTCTTGAAGGCAATGAGAATCGAAGTTCACCGTCATTCTAAGTTGAAGAAAAGTGTTTTTGAGGAACTATCCATATTCCCAAGGCGCTCTAGCACATGTCTACTTTTAGTTAAATAA